One Gordonia zhaorongruii DNA segment encodes these proteins:
- the sigE gene encoding RNA polymerase sigma factor SigE, with protein sequence MTSPTPDTAETAGGVFHGTAGFDATGDQKLMPSWDELVSEHADRVYRLAYRLSGNQHDAEDLTQETFIRVFRSLTNYKPGTFEGWLHRITTNLFLDMVRRRSKIRMESLEPVYERIPTDTPDPQQVFADANLGPDLQAALGSLAPEFRAAVVLCDIEGLSYEEVGATLGVKMGTVRSRIHRGRQGIREFLAARGHTSSRSVAIAGGA encoded by the coding sequence ATGACGAGTCCCACGCCCGACACCGCCGAGACCGCAGGCGGAGTGTTCCACGGAACGGCCGGTTTCGACGCGACCGGCGATCAGAAGCTGATGCCCTCGTGGGACGAGTTGGTGAGTGAGCACGCCGACCGGGTGTACCGGCTCGCGTACCGCCTGTCCGGCAACCAGCACGACGCCGAGGATCTCACGCAGGAGACCTTCATCCGGGTCTTCCGTTCGCTGACGAACTACAAACCGGGCACCTTCGAGGGCTGGCTGCACCGCATCACCACGAACCTCTTCCTCGACATGGTTCGCCGGCGCAGCAAGATCCGCATGGAGTCGCTCGAACCCGTCTACGAGCGGATCCCGACCGACACACCCGATCCGCAGCAGGTCTTCGCCGACGCGAACCTGGGGCCCGACCTGCAGGCGGCACTCGGTTCCCTGGCACCGGAGTTCCGTGCCGCCGTCGTGCTCTGCGACATCGAGGGTCTCTCGTACGAGGAGGTCGGGGCGACACTCGGCGTCAAGATGGGCACGGTCCGCAGCCGCATTCACCGCGGACGGCAGGGCATCCGTGAATTCCTCGCCGCACGCGGGCACACCAGCAGCCGGTCGGTCGCGATCGCCGGTGGCGCCTGA
- a CDS encoding lytic transglycosylase domain-containing protein yields MGISFWHHRPNRVHVPRRALAAGSGVVIVGSLLLGGMASGAVAEPSAHGPVDVGGPTLAADSATTDSVMHIVPASGGQLVGFAPPATTPGGSDGGSDDEAAQFRIAANLPSGPLGIPGIVLKAYKMAAKRVSSETPQCKLPWFLLAGIGRIESGHAGNGNVNSYGDTITKIRGPVLDGSLAGNEVITDTDGGKYDGDKSHDRAMGSMQFIPSTWASWGSDANGDGKDDPDNVFDASYAAGRYLCAGVVDIMNDAHKVQSVLRYNRSVPYANNVLGWAAAYSTGVMPTTPIPEMSTPKDDDKDKKKDKDKKDDKKKDRKDEKPSTSKKKDEKSDDDKPTKSKPSTPPSTSKKPPKNCLGPICLPPLPGPPVPGR; encoded by the coding sequence ATGGGGATCAGCTTCTGGCACCACCGCCCGAACCGGGTGCATGTGCCGCGGCGCGCACTCGCCGCGGGATCGGGCGTCGTGATCGTCGGATCGCTGCTCCTCGGGGGCATGGCATCCGGCGCGGTCGCCGAGCCGAGCGCACACGGCCCGGTCGACGTCGGCGGACCCACGCTCGCGGCGGACTCCGCAACCACCGACTCGGTGATGCACATCGTCCCGGCATCCGGCGGACAGCTCGTCGGCTTCGCTCCGCCGGCGACGACCCCCGGCGGCTCCGACGGTGGCTCCGACGACGAGGCGGCCCAGTTCCGGATCGCCGCGAACCTTCCTTCCGGCCCCCTCGGTATCCCCGGCATCGTGTTGAAGGCCTACAAGATGGCCGCCAAGCGGGTCTCCTCCGAGACTCCGCAATGCAAGCTCCCGTGGTTCCTCCTCGCAGGCATCGGCCGCATCGAGTCCGGACACGCCGGGAACGGGAATGTGAACAGCTACGGCGACACCATCACCAAGATCCGCGGCCCGGTCCTCGACGGCTCGCTCGCCGGGAACGAGGTCATCACCGACACCGACGGCGGCAAGTACGACGGCGACAAGTCGCACGACCGCGCCATGGGGTCGATGCAGTTCATCCCGTCCACCTGGGCCAGCTGGGGATCGGACGCGAACGGTGACGGCAAGGACGACCCCGACAACGTCTTCGACGCCTCGTACGCCGCGGGCCGGTACCTCTGCGCAGGAGTCGTCGACATCATGAACGACGCCCACAAGGTGCAGTCGGTACTCCGGTACAACCGGTCGGTCCCCTACGCGAACAACGTCCTCGGGTGGGCCGCGGCCTACTCGACCGGCGTCATGCCGACGACGCCCATCCCCGAGATGAGCACCCCGAAGGACGACGACAAAGATAAGAAGAAGGATAAGGACAAGAAGGACGACAAGAAGAAGGACCGGAAGGACGAGAAGCCTTCCACGTCGAAGAAGAAGGACGAGAAGTCCGACGACGACAAGCCTACCAAGTCCAAGCCGTCCACTCCCCCGTCGACGTCGAAGAAGCCGCCGAAGAACTGCCTCGGACCGATCTGCCTGCCACCCCTGCCCGGTCCGCCGGTCCCCGGCCGCTGA
- a CDS encoding zf-HC2 domain-containing protein translates to MSSSIVPNPDYRPRSEFAPTEHLASEAVVAYVDNELSRVAANRADSHLSVCQRCADEVTNQARARSLLRGGTDMCAPESLLGQLNKIPTQEIDMRRAGKSNRRGR, encoded by the coding sequence GTGAGTTCGTCGATCGTCCCCAATCCCGATTACCGGCCGCGCAGTGAATTCGCTCCCACCGAACACCTCGCCAGCGAGGCGGTCGTGGCCTACGTGGACAACGAGTTGTCGAGAGTCGCCGCCAACCGGGCCGACAGTCATCTGTCCGTCTGCCAGCGGTGCGCCGACGAGGTGACCAATCAGGCACGCGCTCGCTCGCTGCTGCGCGGTGGAACGGACATGTGCGCGCCGGAGTCGCTGCTCGGTCAGCTCAACAAGATCCCCACCCAGGAGATAGACATGCGTCGGGCCGGTAAATCGAACCGCCGGGGCCGCTGA
- a CDS encoding O-methyltransferase — protein sequence MSDNTSTQTTARLSAYAETAIIEDDALQAARLRSEELGARAVSPATGALLSLLARTAGAEHVVEIGTGVGVSGLWLLAGMPATGVLTTIDPESEHHRAARETFAEAQIAPGRTRLINGVPRDVLTRLADASYDLVFVDGPALSYPAFVTEAVRILRPGGLLVVNNASADGTIDDRESTDPRTLAAREAASIVAEDDRFLPAVIPVGTGLLAAAKAR from the coding sequence ATGAGTGACAACACGTCCACGCAGACCACGGCCCGACTCAGCGCCTACGCGGAGACCGCGATCATCGAGGACGACGCCCTGCAGGCCGCTCGGCTCCGCAGCGAGGAACTGGGCGCCCGCGCGGTGAGCCCGGCGACCGGAGCCCTCCTGTCCCTGCTGGCGCGCACCGCCGGCGCCGAGCACGTCGTCGAGATCGGCACCGGTGTCGGCGTGAGCGGACTCTGGCTCCTCGCGGGCATGCCTGCCACCGGCGTGCTCACGACGATCGATCCCGAGTCAGAGCATCACCGTGCAGCGCGGGAGACCTTCGCCGAGGCCCAGATCGCGCCCGGCCGCACCCGCCTCATCAACGGCGTGCCGCGCGATGTCCTCACCCGACTCGCCGACGCGTCGTACGACCTGGTCTTCGTCGACGGTCCGGCGCTCTCGTACCCGGCATTCGTCACCGAGGCGGTGCGCATTCTGCGTCCCGGCGGTCTGCTCGTGGTGAACAACGCGTCGGCAGACGGCACCATCGACGATCGGGAATCGACCGATCCGCGCACTCTCGCGGCACGGGAGGCCGCGTCCATCGTCGCCGAGGACGACCGCTTCCTGCCCGCCGTCATCCCGGTCGGCACCGGTTTGCTGGCCGCGGCGAAGGCACGCTAG
- the tatB gene encoding Sec-independent protein translocase protein TatB, with the protein MFSSIGWGEIVVILAAGLIILGPERLPGAVSWTMQSIRKVRDYATGASGQLRDEMGADFDQFREPIAQINELRQMSPRSVVTKHLFNGDSSAVDDLGQSVRTSLDVSGTSGVSGPAVTPAPAAQSQNDAEPAPAPRSHDVSDWDAT; encoded by the coding sequence ATGTTCAGCAGTATCGGGTGGGGCGAGATCGTCGTCATCCTCGCGGCGGGCCTGATCATTCTCGGACCCGAACGACTACCGGGTGCGGTCTCCTGGACCATGCAGTCGATCCGCAAGGTGCGCGACTACGCCACCGGGGCGTCGGGTCAGCTGCGCGATGAGATGGGTGCCGACTTCGACCAGTTCCGCGAACCCATCGCGCAGATCAACGAGCTGCGGCAGATGAGTCCGCGGAGCGTGGTGACCAAGCACCTGTTCAACGGCGACTCGTCGGCTGTGGACGATCTCGGACAGTCGGTGCGCACGTCGCTGGACGTGTCGGGGACCTCGGGCGTCAGCGGCCCCGCCGTCACGCCCGCCCCTGCGGCTCAGTCGCAGAACGACGCCGAGCCCGCGCCTGCGCCGCGCTCGCACGACGTCTCCGATTGGGACGCGACCTGA
- a CDS encoding DUF1003 domain-containing protein translates to MSPTGRHLDTPVETRHRIRFNLDSDVVGFYSERVARFLGTGRYLAIQTVIVIVWILLNVGVFAFAWDPYPFILLNLAFSTQAAYAAPLILLAQNRQENRDRVSLDEDRRRAAQTKDDTEFLARELAAVRLAVGDTVTRDYLRREHEDLVDEIADRLLEKLRESPTPDRSGESDATDD, encoded by the coding sequence ATGAGCCCGACCGGACGCCACCTCGACACTCCGGTCGAGACCCGCCATCGCATCCGCTTCAACCTCGACTCCGACGTGGTCGGCTTCTACAGCGAGCGCGTCGCCCGATTCCTGGGCACCGGACGGTATCTCGCGATCCAGACCGTCATCGTGATCGTCTGGATTCTGCTGAACGTCGGGGTGTTCGCGTTCGCGTGGGACCCGTACCCGTTCATCCTGCTGAACCTGGCCTTCTCGACGCAGGCCGCGTACGCTGCGCCCCTCATCCTTCTCGCCCAGAACCGGCAGGAGAACCGCGACCGCGTGTCGCTCGACGAGGACCGCAGGCGTGCAGCCCAGACCAAGGACGACACCGAGTTCCTGGCCCGCGAACTCGCTGCCGTGCGGCTCGCCGTCGGCGACACCGTCACCCGCGATTACCTGCGAAGAGAGCACGAAGATCTGGTCGACGAGATCGCTGATCGGCTGTTGGAGAAGCTCCGTGAATCACCGACCCCGGACCGATCGGGCGAATCCGATGCGACGGACGATTGA
- a CDS encoding S1C family serine protease translates to MTDDNQDEAVFGRPDGVTGSFAHSGAPADRRQPVLAAPDPVLSEAFGRPPGESQTLQRDPYARPTDDEPETPDDPWRDPDASASLTSPAIAETADAPVTGPGPKLGIRELLNGRRVHWWALATIGMVALLVGVAGGLVGRWTAEVATPLNSNSVKLNTDDSADDGEGATNVTKVADAMRRAVVTIEVRTSAGGSTGSGFVLDKNGYIVTNNHVVSMASSDKNAKIEAVFADRSRVPARLVGRDPKTDLAVIKVDDVQNLMVSRLGDSSKVAIGSNVVAFGAPLGLARTVTTGIVSAVDRPVPLRPDAESDTDAVINAIQTDAAINPGNSGGPLVDSEARVIGVNTAARTASGGSIGLGFAIPINEAIPVVRSLIEHGKVVHPVIGVSAATVRNDRVFGAQVKDVANGSAAQRAGLREGDVVTGFDGRAIEGADELTVAVRTSKIDESVKFTYWREGRTFDGSITPVSD, encoded by the coding sequence GTGACAGACGACAACCAGGACGAGGCCGTCTTCGGACGCCCGGACGGCGTCACCGGATCTTTTGCGCACAGCGGGGCCCCGGCGGATCGGCGGCAACCCGTACTCGCCGCGCCCGATCCGGTGCTCAGCGAAGCGTTCGGCCGACCACCGGGCGAGAGCCAGACGCTCCAACGCGACCCGTATGCACGTCCCACCGACGATGAGCCCGAGACTCCGGACGATCCGTGGCGGGATCCGGACGCCTCGGCCTCGCTGACCTCACCCGCCATCGCCGAAACGGCTGATGCGCCGGTCACCGGTCCGGGACCGAAGCTCGGTATCCGGGAACTGCTGAACGGCCGCCGCGTCCACTGGTGGGCGCTAGCCACGATCGGCATGGTGGCGCTCCTGGTCGGGGTCGCGGGTGGACTGGTGGGCCGGTGGACGGCCGAGGTCGCCACCCCGCTCAACTCGAATTCGGTGAAGCTGAACACCGACGATTCCGCGGATGACGGCGAAGGCGCGACGAACGTGACGAAGGTCGCGGACGCCATGCGGCGCGCGGTCGTGACCATCGAGGTGCGTACCAGTGCGGGCGGCAGTACCGGGTCCGGGTTCGTGCTCGACAAGAACGGCTACATCGTCACCAACAACCACGTCGTGTCGATGGCGTCCAGCGACAAGAACGCCAAGATCGAGGCGGTGTTCGCCGACCGCAGCCGCGTGCCCGCCCGGCTCGTCGGTCGTGATCCGAAGACCGACCTGGCGGTGATCAAGGTGGACGACGTGCAGAACCTGATGGTCTCGCGCCTCGGTGACTCGTCGAAGGTCGCGATCGGTTCGAACGTGGTCGCTTTCGGCGCGCCGCTCGGCCTCGCCAGGACCGTGACGACCGGCATCGTCAGCGCCGTGGACCGCCCCGTGCCGCTGCGGCCGGACGCCGAATCGGACACGGACGCGGTGATCAACGCGATCCAGACGGACGCCGCCATCAACCCGGGCAACTCCGGCGGCCCGCTCGTCGACTCCGAGGCGAGGGTGATCGGCGTCAACACGGCAGCCCGGACGGCCAGCGGCGGGTCCATCGGACTCGGTTTCGCGATACCCATCAACGAGGCGATCCCCGTTGTCCGGAGTCTCATCGAGCACGGCAAGGTGGTCCATCCGGTGATCGGCGTCTCGGCCGCCACGGTCCGCAACGACAGGGTTTTCGGTGCGCAGGTCAAGGATGTGGCGAACGGGAGTGCCGCGCAGCGCGCCGGTCTGCGCGAAGGCGACGTCGTGACGGGCTTCGACGGCCGGGCCATCGAGGGTGCCGACGAGTTGACGGTCGCCGTTCGCACATCGAAGATCGACGAGTCGGTGAAGTTCACCTACTGGCGTGAGGGCCGGACCTTCGACGGTTCGATCACCCCGGTCAGCGACTAG
- a CDS encoding Mrp/NBP35 family ATP-binding protein — MTTAGTPSESAVRAALSKVSDPEIGKPLTDLGMVKSVDIADNGSVDIGIFLTTSGCPLRTEITDRVSTAVSDVPGVGAVRVELDVMDDEQRTALRKKLRGDRAEPEIPFAKPGNLTRVYAVASGKGGVGKSSVTVNLATALADRGMSVGVLDADIYGHSVPRMLGSDAKPTQVEQMIMPPQSHGVKFISIGQFTSGNTPVTWRGPMLHRALQQFLADVYWGDLDVLLLDLPPGTGDVAISIAQLIPGAEILVVTTPQQAAAEVAERAGAIALQTHQKILGVVENMSWLELPDGSRMEPFGSGGGQQVSERLTRAVGADVELLGQVPMEQDLREGGDAGTPVVLDKPDSASGSALRAIADKLAVRRRGLAGMSLGIDTTRHD; from the coding sequence GTGACTACAGCCGGTACGCCCTCCGAATCCGCCGTTCGCGCAGCGCTCAGCAAGGTCTCCGATCCCGAGATCGGCAAGCCGCTCACCGATCTGGGCATGGTCAAATCGGTGGACATCGCCGATAACGGAAGTGTCGACATCGGCATCTTCCTGACCACCTCCGGTTGTCCGTTGCGGACCGAGATCACCGATCGCGTATCGACCGCTGTCTCCGACGTCCCCGGTGTCGGCGCGGTGCGCGTCGAACTGGACGTGATGGACGACGAGCAGCGGACCGCGCTGCGGAAGAAGCTGCGCGGTGATCGCGCCGAGCCGGAGATCCCGTTCGCCAAGCCGGGCAACCTCACTCGCGTCTACGCGGTCGCGTCAGGCAAGGGCGGCGTCGGCAAGTCGAGTGTCACGGTGAACCTCGCGACCGCGCTGGCCGACCGGGGGATGTCCGTTGGCGTGCTCGACGCCGACATCTACGGACACAGCGTCCCGCGCATGCTCGGCAGCGATGCCAAGCCCACTCAGGTGGAGCAGATGATCATGCCGCCGCAGAGCCACGGCGTGAAGTTCATCTCGATCGGACAGTTCACCAGTGGCAACACGCCCGTCACCTGGCGCGGTCCGATGCTGCACCGTGCGCTGCAGCAGTTCCTCGCCGACGTGTACTGGGGCGATCTCGACGTCCTGCTGCTCGACCTGCCGCCCGGTACCGGCGACGTCGCGATCTCCATCGCGCAGCTGATCCCGGGAGCCGAGATCCTGGTCGTCACGACCCCGCAGCAGGCGGCGGCGGAGGTCGCCGAGCGGGCCGGCGCCATCGCATTGCAGACCCACCAGAAGATCCTGGGCGTCGTGGAGAACATGTCGTGGCTCGAACTTCCCGACGGATCGCGGATGGAGCCCTTCGGGTCGGGCGGCGGCCAGCAGGTCTCCGAGCGCCTGACCCGCGCAGTCGGCGCGGACGTGGAGCTTCTCGGGCAGGTTCCGATGGAGCAGGACCTGCGGGAGGGCGGTGACGCAGGCACCCCGGTGGTGCTGGATAAGCCGGACTCGGCGTCCGGGTCGGCACTGCGGGCGATCGCCGACAAGCTCGCCGTCCGCCGCCGCGGACTCGCCGGGATGAGCCTCGGGATCGACACGACTCGGCACGACTGA
- a CDS encoding magnesium transporter MgtE N-terminal domain-containing protein has translation MTPTQKVYVARLVGLAVLGPDGESIGRVRDVVISMYLPGQQPRALGLAVELTTRRRIFVPMLRVTSISPDAITLSTGHVNLRKLRLRPNEALAVGQILDSRVRTDDPDYEELHGTDLVVIDLAVERSRSRDWMVSRVALRTLRKGLRRRGETLTVEWRHVHGLNQLELARPGQAVERALTLYEGMRAADVANALRELPAKRRNEIAAALDNERLADILQEMPTDDQSDVLASLKPERAGDVLEAMDPDDVADLVAELPTSEAEALLSNMDPEESESVRRLLMHSPDTAGGIMTPEPLILTANATVSEALARVRDPDINSAAASMVFVVRPPTNTPTGKFLGSVHTQRLLREPPANLVGGILDAEMPRLRPSDSLGTMTRFFATYNLVSAPVVDDASHLLGAVAVDDLLDALLPHDWREDDSEGHLV, from the coding sequence ATGACGCCCACCCAGAAGGTCTACGTAGCCAGACTAGTCGGCCTGGCAGTTCTCGGTCCGGACGGCGAATCCATCGGCCGGGTCCGCGATGTGGTCATCTCGATGTACCTCCCCGGTCAGCAGCCGCGCGCTCTGGGCCTGGCCGTCGAACTGACCACCAGACGCCGCATCTTCGTGCCGATGCTTCGAGTCACCAGCATCTCCCCCGACGCGATCACCCTGTCGACGGGGCATGTGAACCTGCGGAAGCTGAGGTTGCGCCCGAACGAGGCGCTCGCCGTCGGCCAGATCCTCGACAGCCGGGTCCGGACCGACGACCCCGATTACGAGGAACTGCACGGCACCGACCTCGTCGTCATCGACCTCGCGGTGGAGCGCAGCCGCAGCCGGGACTGGATGGTCAGCCGGGTGGCGCTCCGCACGCTCCGCAAGGGCCTGCGGCGGCGCGGTGAGACCCTGACCGTCGAATGGCGCCACGTCCACGGGCTCAACCAACTCGAGCTCGCACGGCCCGGGCAGGCAGTGGAACGTGCGCTCACCCTGTACGAGGGCATGCGCGCCGCCGACGTCGCCAATGCCCTGCGCGAACTGCCTGCGAAGCGGCGGAACGAGATCGCCGCCGCGCTGGACAACGAGCGGCTGGCCGACATCCTGCAGGAGATGCCGACCGACGACCAGAGTGACGTCCTCGCCAGCCTGAAGCCCGAGCGCGCGGGCGACGTCCTGGAGGCGATGGATCCCGACGACGTCGCCGACCTGGTCGCCGAGCTGCCGACGTCCGAGGCGGAGGCCCTGCTGTCGAACATGGACCCCGAGGAGTCCGAATCGGTGCGCAGGCTGCTCATGCACTCCCCGGACACGGCGGGCGGCATCATGACGCCCGAGCCCCTCATCCTCACCGCGAACGCGACGGTGTCCGAGGCCCTGGCGCGCGTCCGCGACCCCGACATCAATTCCGCCGCCGCCAGCATGGTGTTCGTGGTCCGGCCGCCGACGAACACCCCGACCGGGAAGTTCCTCGGCTCCGTGCACACTCAGCGACTGCTCCGGGAACCGCCCGCCAACCTGGTCGGCGGCATTCTGGACGCCGAGATGCCGCGCCTGCGTCCGAGCGACTCGCTCGGGACGATGACCCGCTTCTTCGCCACCTACAACCTGGTCAGCGCGCCCGTCGTGGACGATGCGTCGCATCTGCTCGGTGCGGTGGCGGTCGACGACCTGCTCGATGCCCTGCTGCCCCACGACTGGCGTGAGGACGACTCGGAAGGACACCTCGTATGA